The following coding sequences lie in one Sinorhizobium fredii USDA 257 genomic window:
- the guaA gene encoding glutamine-hydrolyzing GMP synthase, translating into MTQTAHPDTVLIVDFGSQVTQLIARRVREAGVYCEIVPFQSADEGFKRLNPKAVILSGSPASTLDIGSPRAPSVIFESGLPVFGICYGQQTMCAQLGGTVESGHHREFGRAFLEVEKDCALFDGVWSLGSRHQVWMSHGDRVTALPEGFEVVATSSNAPFAFIADEKRKYYAVQFHPEVVHTPDGAKLISNFVHNIAGISGDWTMSAYRAKAVEAIREQVGDKKVICALSGGVDSSVAALLIHEAVGDQLTCILVDHGLMRKDEAASVVAMFQEHYNLHLLHIDASDRFIGELEGVSDPETKRKIIGRLFIEVFEEEAKKLGGADFLAQGTLYPDVIESVSFTGGPSVTIKSHHNVGGLPERMNMQLVEPLRELFKDEVRVLGRELGLPDSFIGRHPFPGPGLAIRCPGGISREKLEILREADAIYLDEIRKAGLYDAIWQAFAVLLPVQTVGVMGDGRTYEFVCALRAVTSVDGMTADFYHYDMEFLGRAATRIINEVRGINRVVYDVTSKPPGTIEWE; encoded by the coding sequence ATGACCCAGACAGCCCATCCCGACACCGTCCTCATCGTCGATTTCGGTAGCCAGGTAACGCAGCTCATCGCCCGGCGCGTGCGCGAGGCCGGCGTCTACTGCGAGATCGTGCCGTTCCAGTCGGCCGACGAGGGGTTCAAGCGCCTGAACCCGAAGGCGGTGATCCTGTCCGGCAGCCCGGCCTCGACCCTCGACATCGGCTCGCCGCGCGCACCGTCGGTGATCTTCGAAAGCGGCCTGCCGGTCTTCGGCATCTGCTACGGCCAGCAGACCATGTGCGCGCAGCTCGGCGGCACGGTCGAAAGCGGCCATCACCGCGAATTCGGCCGCGCCTTCCTGGAGGTCGAGAAGGACTGCGCCCTCTTCGACGGGGTCTGGTCGCTCGGCTCCCGCCATCAGGTCTGGATGTCTCACGGCGATCGGGTGACCGCGCTGCCGGAGGGCTTCGAGGTGGTCGCGACCTCTTCCAACGCCCCCTTTGCCTTCATCGCCGACGAGAAGCGCAAGTATTACGCCGTGCAGTTCCATCCGGAAGTGGTGCATACGCCGGACGGCGCCAAGCTCATCTCCAACTTCGTTCACAATATCGCCGGCATCAGCGGCGATTGGACGATGTCGGCCTACCGTGCCAAGGCGGTCGAAGCGATCCGCGAGCAGGTCGGCGACAAGAAGGTGATCTGCGCGCTTTCGGGCGGCGTCGATTCTTCCGTTGCCGCGCTCCTCATCCATGAGGCTGTCGGCGATCAGCTCACCTGCATCCTCGTCGACCATGGCCTGATGCGCAAAGACGAGGCGGCAAGCGTCGTCGCCATGTTCCAAGAGCACTACAACCTCCACCTCCTCCACATCGATGCGTCCGACCGCTTCATCGGCGAGCTCGAGGGCGTCAGCGACCCGGAGACCAAGCGCAAGATCATCGGCCGCCTCTTCATCGAGGTCTTTGAGGAAGAGGCGAAGAAGCTCGGCGGCGCCGATTTCCTCGCCCAGGGCACGCTCTATCCGGACGTGATCGAAAGCGTTTCGTTCACCGGCGGCCCGTCGGTGACGATCAAGTCGCACCACAATGTCGGCGGCCTGCCGGAGCGCATGAACATGCAGCTCGTCGAGCCGCTGCGCGAACTCTTCAAGGACGAGGTGCGCGTGCTCGGCCGCGAGCTCGGCCTGCCCGACAGCTTCATCGGCCGCCACCCCTTCCCCGGCCCCGGCCTGGCGATCCGCTGCCCTGGCGGCATCAGCCGCGAGAAGCTCGAGATCCTGCGCGAGGCGGATGCGATCTATCTCGACGAGATCCGCAAGGCGGGCCTCTACGACGCCATCTGGCAGGCCTTCGCCGTGCTTCTGCCGGTGCAGACGGTCGGCGTCATGGGCGACGGGCGCACCTATGAGTTCGTCTGCGCACTCCGCGCCGTCACCTCGGTCGACGGCATGACCGCCGACTTCTACCACTACGACATGGAATTCCTGGGCCGCGCGGCAACCCGCATCATCAACGAGGTGCGCGGCATCAACCGCGTCGTCTACGACGTCACCTCGAAGCCGCCGGGCACGATCGAGTGGGAGTGA
- a CDS encoding 5'-methylthioadenosine/S-adenosylhomocysteine nucleosidase (Enables the cleavage of the glycosidic bond in both 5'-methylthioadenosine and S-adenosylhomocysteine) — protein sequence MSYELKPVAGRKVLYVMAVDPEYGPCLRKRIAPLMTGVGPVEAAVGLTKALCELKASGGLPDLVVSLGSAGSASLEQTEIYQAISIGYRDMDASPLGFEKGATPFLDLPAIVDLPLRIPGVKEARLSTGANIVSGQAYDRIDADMVEMETYAILRACQAFGVPLIGLRGISDGKADLKHVDDWTEYLHVIDEKLADAVDRLEEALLSDEIRV from the coding sequence ATGAGTTACGAGTTGAAGCCGGTCGCCGGCAGGAAGGTCCTCTACGTGATGGCCGTCGATCCGGAATACGGCCCCTGCCTGCGTAAGCGGATCGCGCCGCTGATGACCGGCGTCGGCCCGGTCGAGGCGGCCGTCGGCCTGACCAAGGCGCTTTGCGAGCTCAAGGCCTCAGGTGGGCTGCCGGATCTCGTCGTCTCGCTCGGCTCGGCGGGCTCAGCCAGCCTCGAACAGACGGAAATCTACCAGGCGATCTCGATCGGCTATCGCGACATGGATGCCTCGCCGCTCGGCTTCGAGAAGGGCGCAACACCCTTCCTCGACCTGCCCGCCATCGTCGACCTGCCGCTGCGCATTCCGGGCGTGAAGGAGGCGCGGCTTTCGACCGGCGCCAATATCGTCTCCGGTCAGGCTTATGACAGGATCGACGCCGATATGGTCGAGATGGAGACCTATGCCATCCTGCGCGCCTGCCAGGCCTTCGGCGTGCCGCTCATCGGGCTTCGCGGCATATCGGATGGCAAGGCGGACCTGAAGCATGTCGACGACTGGACGGAATATCTGCACGTCATCGACGAGAAGCTGGCAGACGCCGTGGATCGGCTCGAGGAAGCACTCTTGAGCGACGAAATCCGGGTCTGA
- a CDS encoding PaaI family thioesterase: MRDDSEPHDFRARIRESFGRQAAMRTIGAELTRVEQGTVEIELPFDPKLTQQHGLLHAGVISAALDAAGTYAAYSLIDPDASLLTIEFKVNLLSPGRGERFLFRGEVTKPGTTIIVSDGKAYAVRSDGPAKLIASMTGTMMVVRGREGIEG; the protein is encoded by the coding sequence TTGAGAGACGACAGCGAGCCGCACGATTTTCGTGCCCGCATCCGGGAGAGCTTCGGCCGCCAGGCCGCCATGCGCACGATCGGCGCGGAACTCACCCGTGTCGAGCAAGGCACGGTGGAGATCGAACTGCCGTTCGATCCCAAGCTGACGCAGCAGCATGGCCTTCTGCATGCCGGCGTGATTTCGGCGGCGCTCGATGCCGCGGGGACTTATGCCGCCTATTCGCTCATCGACCCCGACGCATCGCTGCTGACGATCGAGTTCAAGGTGAACCTTCTGTCGCCTGGTCGCGGCGAGCGGTTCCTTTTCCGCGGCGAGGTGACGAAGCCCGGCACGACGATCATCGTTTCGGACGGCAAAGCCTATGCGGTGAGGTCCGACGGGCCGGCGAAGCTGATCGCCTCGATGACCGGAACGATGATGGTGGTGCGCGGCCGCGAAGGGATCGAGGGATGA
- a CDS encoding GNAT family N-acetyltransferase — MRNFRRIEIRQAVPDDLMMIASVLVTTWRATFRGIISDAYLDAMKVEDQAIGHARRMRIPGAFLLVAVDLSEERVIGFANYGRARAMPPAFDRELYELYLLPEFHGAGVGSALVRTVAHHCREMQASSLFAWVLAGNPNRAFYERLGARAVGQGRVSVGRESLEQIAYRWDDLATLSGAGNIT, encoded by the coding sequence ATGAGAAACTTCAGACGCATCGAGATCCGCCAGGCCGTACCGGATGACCTGATGATGATCGCCTCGGTCCTGGTCACGACCTGGCGCGCCACCTTTCGCGGCATCATTTCCGATGCCTATCTCGATGCGATGAAGGTCGAAGACCAGGCGATCGGGCATGCGCGGCGGATGCGCATTCCAGGCGCCTTCCTTCTGGTCGCCGTCGACCTGTCGGAAGAGCGGGTGATCGGCTTCGCCAATTACGGCCGGGCGAGGGCGATGCCGCCGGCCTTCGATCGGGAACTCTACGAGCTCTATCTTCTGCCGGAGTTTCACGGCGCCGGCGTCGGTTCGGCACTGGTGCGCACGGTCGCTCACCATTGCCGGGAAATGCAGGCCTCGTCGCTTTTCGCCTGGGTGCTGGCGGGCAATCCAAACCGGGCGTTCTATGAGCGGCTCGGGGCGCGGGCGGTGGGACAGGGGCGCGTCAGCGTCGGCCGCGAGAGCCTGGAGCAGATCGCCTATCGCTGGGATGATCTCGCAACGCTTTCCGGCGCGGGAAATATCACCTAA
- a CDS encoding DUF1513 domain-containing protein: MSARNLIDRRSFVKMAGAAWMATLAPGRAFALERTDAVFASAFMAPDGSHGVATLTEEGRIIERTPLPARAHGMAYSPATRRAVAFARRPGTYAMVLSTDGTAEPIVITAAEGRHFFGHGCFSADGRLLYATENDFSANRGIIGIYDGTRGFAHIGEFPTYGIGPHDMTLSADGRTLAIANGGIETHPDFGRTKLNLDHMEPSLALVDTATGALIEKHSLQPDLKQLSTRHVDIGADGRIWFACQYEGARDDRPPLVGHFAKGETLTFVPLPERITAALANYVGAIAVNRREGLVGLTSPKGNVAVTLDAKTGAVVKEERVAEAAGVAAAKPGLAVSSYDGLFMKRQSPVAWDQHIVRLDKD, from the coding sequence ATGAGCGCCAGGAACCTCATCGATCGACGCAGCTTCGTCAAGATGGCGGGTGCCGCCTGGATGGCGACGCTCGCCCCCGGCCGCGCCTTCGCACTCGAACGGACCGACGCCGTCTTCGCCTCGGCCTTCATGGCGCCGGACGGCAGCCATGGCGTCGCGACGCTGACGGAAGAGGGAAGGATCATTGAGCGCACGCCGCTGCCGGCGCGGGCGCACGGCATGGCCTACTCGCCTGCGACCCGCCGAGCCGTCGCCTTTGCGCGCCGGCCGGGGACCTATGCGATGGTCCTTTCGACGGACGGTACTGCCGAGCCTATCGTGATCACCGCCGCCGAAGGTCGCCACTTCTTCGGCCACGGCTGCTTCTCGGCCGACGGCAGGCTGCTCTACGCCACGGAGAATGACTTTTCCGCCAATCGCGGCATTATCGGCATCTATGACGGGACACGCGGCTTTGCCCACATCGGCGAATTCCCGACCTATGGCATCGGCCCGCACGACATGACGCTTAGCGCCGACGGCCGGACGCTGGCGATCGCCAATGGCGGCATCGAGACCCATCCGGATTTCGGCCGCACCAAACTCAATCTCGATCACATGGAACCGAGCCTCGCCCTCGTCGACACGGCGACCGGAGCGCTCATCGAGAAACATAGCCTGCAGCCGGACCTCAAGCAGCTTTCCACCCGGCACGTCGACATCGGCGCCGATGGGAGGATTTGGTTCGCCTGCCAGTACGAGGGCGCGCGCGACGACCGGCCGCCGCTTGTCGGGCATTTCGCCAAGGGGGAGACGCTGACATTTGTGCCTCTGCCCGAACGCATAACGGCCGCACTCGCCAACTACGTCGGCGCCATCGCCGTCAACCGCCGCGAGGGGCTCGTCGGCCTGACTTCTCCGAAAGGCAATGTCGCCGTCACGCTCGATGCGAAGACGGGCGCGGTCGTCAAGGAGGAACGGGTAGCGGAAGCGGCGGGCGTTGCCGCCGCGAAGCCCGGTCTCGCCGTCTCTTCCTATGACGGGCTGTTCATGAAACGCCAAAGCCCGGTCGCCTGGGACCAGCACATCGTCCGGCTCGACAAGGATTAG
- a CDS encoding magnesium transporter CorA family protein, whose protein sequence is MLRIYKSQDGHLVLVDRAAGLAIQEPVTWFDLFNPSADETRFVEDHLGIAIPTRDEMQEIELSDRLYQEDGAEFMTMTATAKLDSDYPVKVPVTFVLKGATLVTVRHADPKPFQIYATRIQKPNGAVCETGELVMLGLLEAMIDRIADALERSGNEVDGISREVFRKSHASATKKTRDLQSLIEQIGQKGDLLTTIRESLVSIGRLVAYHVALERSTARKAAKESRQRIKLIQRDAVSLGDHALFLSNTINFLLDATLGLINLEQNQIIKIFSVAAVVFLPPTLVASIYGMNFDVIPELHWRLGYPYALVAMAISALLPYLYFKRRGWL, encoded by the coding sequence ATGCTGCGTATCTACAAAAGCCAGGACGGCCATCTCGTGCTCGTCGATCGTGCCGCCGGTCTCGCCATCCAGGAGCCGGTGACCTGGTTCGACCTTTTCAACCCCTCCGCCGATGAGACGCGGTTTGTCGAGGACCATCTCGGCATCGCCATCCCGACCCGCGACGAGATGCAGGAGATCGAGCTTTCAGACCGCCTCTACCAGGAGGACGGCGCGGAGTTCATGACCATGACCGCGACCGCGAAGCTCGACAGTGACTATCCGGTGAAGGTGCCGGTGACCTTCGTCCTGAAGGGCGCGACGCTGGTCACGGTGCGCCACGCCGACCCGAAGCCGTTCCAGATCTACGCAACCCGCATCCAGAAGCCGAACGGCGCCGTCTGCGAAACGGGCGAGCTGGTCATGCTGGGTCTGCTCGAGGCGATGATCGACCGGATTGCCGACGCCCTGGAGCGTTCCGGCAACGAGGTCGACGGGATCTCGCGCGAGGTGTTCCGCAAGTCGCATGCGAGCGCCACCAAGAAGACCCGCGACCTGCAGTCGCTGATCGAACAGATCGGCCAGAAGGGCGACCTTCTGACGACTATCCGGGAAAGCCTGGTCAGCATCGGCAGGCTCGTCGCCTACCACGTCGCCCTTGAAAGGAGCACGGCGCGCAAGGCCGCCAAGGAGAGCCGGCAGCGGATCAAGCTGATTCAGCGCGACGCCGTCTCGCTCGGCGACCACGCGCTGTTCCTGTCGAACACGATCAACTTCCTGCTCGACGCGACGCTCGGCCTGATCAATCTCGAGCAGAACCAGATCATCAAGATCTTCTCGGTCGCAGCCGTCGTGTTCCTGCCGCCGACGCTCGTCGCTTCGATCTACGGCATGAACTTCGATGTCATACCGGAGCTCCACTGGCGGCTCGGCTATCCCTATGCGCTGGTTGCGATGGCGATTTCCGCGCTGCTGCCGTATCTCTATTTCAAACGCCGGGGCTGGCTGTAG
- a CDS encoding imelysin family protein produces MRLSLPLTLGLLLLAVVAPAAAQEGAILSPRVLDEAALPGVMAKAVDDFIVPGYRDLSQATADLAEDSVVLCDKPSAAALEETRSSFSEVVRNWSTIEIVRLGPALEQNRFERFLFYPDRRGTGLKQVQAILTKRDESATQAESLKTKSVAVQGLGALEYVLYGTGAETLSGDDSRFRCRYGMAIAQNLTAIAGELLAAWEKPDGIQSAWKTPGPDNPLFRDNKEAATELLGVLVHSVEMIKDQRLRPFYSGAVNGKLDKGRPKLAIYWRSGNTMAAIAANLRGLQTLFNSAGMESLLPGDSRSIAGSVNFLLKALISMTERVEGPIDAVLADEKQRSRLDFIALNTADLLDRLNRDFGGAIGLGAGFSFADGD; encoded by the coding sequence ATGCGCCTGAGCCTTCCCCTGACCCTCGGCTTGCTGCTTCTTGCAGTCGTCGCGCCTGCGGCGGCGCAGGAGGGCGCTATCCTCTCGCCGCGCGTCCTCGACGAGGCTGCCCTGCCGGGCGTGATGGCGAAGGCGGTGGATGATTTCATCGTTCCCGGCTATCGCGACCTGTCGCAGGCAACGGCCGACCTTGCCGAAGATAGCGTCGTCCTCTGCGATAAACCGTCCGCCGCGGCCCTCGAAGAGACGCGATCGTCCTTCTCGGAGGTCGTGCGCAACTGGTCGACGATCGAGATCGTCCGCCTTGGACCGGCCCTCGAACAGAACCGCTTCGAGCGCTTCCTCTTCTATCCCGACCGCAGGGGCACCGGCCTGAAGCAGGTGCAAGCCATCCTCACAAAGCGCGACGAGAGCGCGACGCAGGCGGAGAGCCTGAAGACGAAGAGCGTCGCCGTGCAGGGCCTCGGCGCGCTTGAATATGTTCTTTACGGCACCGGAGCAGAGACGCTCAGCGGGGACGATAGCCGCTTTCGCTGCCGCTACGGAATGGCGATCGCGCAGAACCTGACGGCGATTGCCGGCGAGCTTCTTGCCGCCTGGGAGAAGCCCGACGGCATCCAGTCTGCCTGGAAGACGCCGGGCCCTGACAATCCGCTCTTCCGCGACAACAAGGAAGCGGCGACAGAACTGCTCGGGGTTCTCGTGCACAGCGTCGAGATGATCAAAGACCAGCGGCTGCGCCCCTTCTACAGCGGGGCGGTCAACGGCAAGCTTGACAAGGGTCGCCCGAAGCTCGCCATCTACTGGCGATCGGGCAATACGATGGCGGCGATTGCCGCGAACCTCCGCGGGCTGCAGACGCTCTTCAACAGCGCGGGCATGGAGAGCCTGCTTCCGGGCGACAGCCGCTCGATCGCCGGTTCGGTGAATTTCCTTCTCAAGGCCTTGATCAGCATGACCGAGCGCGTCGAGGGCCCGATCGATGCGGTGCTTGCCGATGAGAAACAGCGCTCCAGGCTCGACTTCATCGCCCTCAACACCGCCGACCTCCTCGACCGGCTGAACCGCGACTTCGGCGGCGCGATCGGGCTCGGGGCCGGGTTTTCCTTCGCGGACGGCGATTGA
- a CDS encoding di-heme oxidoreductase family protein yields MSGTSPLADLSPCGRGARQGRGGCLAARDDLSELDLQRVETVTRAATDFSKAEQFEAMPGGATTTIAPINERVFAQFSANLPFEDEQNFKLGKALFEKLWVSAPSSTQASDGLGPLYNARACESCHPRDGRGRPPAGADATSTIFRLARPARVEAERRMIAAHQVANLPDPVYGAQLQDSAVPGLAAEGRLEVTYQDESVPLYGGETVYLRKPHYGVTDLGYGPMDPTTILSPRVAPPMIGLGLIEMIHESDILAKADPNDRDGDGISGRAALVRDRDRGALALGRFGWKAQNPTIRQQAADAFAADIGISTPAFDNGHGDCTEAQGACRRLPTGVQARLGPVEAPDPVLGLVTFYSANLAVPARRKASFPETLNGKQLFYEAGCPACHVPKYVTRRDAPHKELAFQLIWPYSDFLLHDMGEGLADRQDVGVASGREWRTPPLWGLGLTKTVSGHTFLLHDGRARNFTEAILWHGGEAEKARNAFAAMSRDDRNALLSFLESL; encoded by the coding sequence TTGAGCGGGACCTCGCCGCTTGCCGATCTCTCTCCTTGTGGGAGAGGTGCCCGGCAGGGCAGAGGGGGGTGCCTGGCTGCACGCGACGATCTCTCCGAACTGGACCTACAGCGCGTCGAGACCGTCACCCGGGCGGCGACCGACTTCTCCAAGGCCGAACAGTTCGAGGCGATGCCCGGCGGCGCGACGACGACGATCGCGCCCATCAACGAGAGGGTCTTCGCGCAATTCTCGGCCAACCTGCCTTTTGAGGACGAGCAGAATTTCAAGCTCGGCAAGGCACTGTTCGAAAAGCTTTGGGTCTCCGCCCCCTCCTCGACGCAGGCTTCAGATGGGCTCGGTCCGCTCTACAATGCCCGCGCCTGCGAGAGCTGCCATCCGCGCGACGGCCGCGGCCGTCCGCCGGCGGGAGCGGACGCGACATCGACGATCTTCCGTCTCGCCCGTCCGGCGCGCGTCGAAGCCGAACGCCGCATGATCGCCGCCCACCAGGTGGCGAATTTGCCGGATCCCGTCTATGGCGCGCAGCTGCAGGATAGCGCCGTGCCCGGACTTGCCGCCGAGGGCCGCCTCGAGGTCACTTATCAGGATGAGTCGGTGCCGCTTTACGGAGGCGAAACGGTCTATCTTCGCAAGCCGCACTATGGCGTCACCGACCTTGGCTATGGCCCGATGGACCCGACGACCATTCTGTCGCCGCGGGTCGCCCCGCCGATGATCGGACTCGGCCTCATCGAGATGATCCACGAGTCCGACATCCTCGCGAAGGCCGACCCGAACGACCGGGACGGAGACGGCATCAGCGGACGGGCAGCGCTCGTGCGGGATCGAGATCGTGGCGCGCTCGCCCTCGGCCGCTTCGGCTGGAAGGCCCAGAACCCGACGATTCGCCAACAGGCCGCAGACGCCTTCGCCGCCGATATCGGCATTTCCACCCCTGCCTTCGACAACGGTCATGGCGATTGTACCGAGGCACAGGGCGCTTGTCGCAGGCTCCCGACCGGGGTGCAGGCGCGGCTCGGGCCGGTCGAGGCGCCCGACCCGGTGCTCGGCCTCGTCACCTTTTATTCCGCCAATCTCGCCGTTCCGGCGCGCCGCAAGGCAAGCTTTCCGGAAACGTTGAACGGCAAGCAGCTGTTCTACGAAGCGGGCTGTCCGGCCTGCCACGTGCCGAAATACGTGACCCGGCGCGATGCGCCGCACAAGGAGCTGGCGTTCCAGTTGATCTGGCCCTACTCCGACTTCCTGCTGCACGACATGGGGGAGGGACTGGCCGACCGCCAAGACGTCGGTGTCGCCAGCGGACGCGAATGGCGCACGCCGCCGCTCTGGGGGTTGGGCTTAACGAAGACCGTCAGCGGTCACACGTTCCTGCTTCACGATGGACGTGCCCGCAATTTCACCGAGGCCATCCTCTGGCACGGCGGCGAAGCGGAAAAAGCCCGCAATGCCTTCGCCGCGATGTCGAGGGACGATCGAAACGCCCTGCTTTCCTTTCTGGAGTCGCTCTGA
- a CDS encoding imelysin family protein, with protein sequence MTKNFIRAAALALMTATSALALQPANAATDAAAVVKHYAAVAHAKYEDALTTAEALDKAVDALIASPSEATLKAAREAWLRARNPYQETEVYRFGNSIVDDWEGKVNAWPLDEGLIDYVDASYGTESDENALFTANVIANKTIKIDGKDVDATNITPEFLGGTLQEAGGIEANVATGYHAIEFLLWGQDLNGTGPGAGKRAYTDFDTKACTNGNCDRRAAYLKAATSLLVSDLKEMVGNWAPEGAAAKAVEGDPKAGLAAILTGMGSLSYGELAGERMKLGLLLHDPEEEHDCFSDNTHNSHLHDAIGVQSAYTGEYTRVDGTKLTGPSLSELVAAKDAALDKELTANLATTVEKMQAMAKRAETGEAYDQMIAEGNAEGNATVQAAIDGLIAQAKTVERVIAALDLGTIELEGSDSLDNPNAVFQ encoded by the coding sequence ATGACCAAGAATTTCATCCGCGCGGCCGCACTGGCGCTCATGACGGCAACGTCGGCATTGGCGTTGCAGCCGGCGAATGCGGCGACTGACGCTGCCGCCGTCGTCAAGCATTATGCCGCCGTGGCGCACGCCAAATATGAGGACGCGCTGACAACGGCCGAGGCGCTCGACAAGGCGGTCGATGCGCTGATCGCAAGCCCCAGCGAGGCGACGTTGAAGGCGGCGCGCGAGGCTTGGCTCAGGGCCCGCAACCCCTATCAGGAGACGGAGGTCTACCGCTTCGGCAATTCGATCGTCGACGACTGGGAAGGCAAGGTGAACGCTTGGCCGCTGGACGAAGGCCTGATCGACTATGTCGATGCGAGCTACGGCACGGAGAGCGACGAGAACGCTCTCTTCACCGCCAACGTCATCGCCAACAAGACGATCAAGATCGACGGCAAGGACGTCGACGCGACGAATATCACGCCGGAATTCCTGGGCGGCACGCTCCAGGAAGCCGGCGGCATCGAGGCGAATGTCGCGACAGGCTACCATGCCATCGAATTCCTCCTTTGGGGCCAGGATCTGAACGGCACCGGCCCGGGCGCCGGCAAGCGTGCCTATACCGATTTCGACACGAAGGCCTGCACGAACGGCAATTGCGACCGCCGCGCCGCCTATCTCAAGGCGGCGACGAGCCTGCTCGTCTCCGACCTCAAGGAAATGGTCGGCAACTGGGCACCGGAAGGTGCCGCGGCCAAGGCGGTGGAGGGAGACCCCAAGGCCGGCCTCGCGGCGATCCTCACAGGCATGGGCTCGCTCTCCTATGGTGAACTTGCCGGCGAGCGCATGAAGCTCGGCCTGTTGCTGCACGATCCGGAAGAGGAGCACGATTGCTTCTCGGACAACACACACAACTCGCATCTGCATGACGCGATCGGCGTCCAGTCGGCCTATACCGGGGAATACACCCGGGTCGACGGCACGAAGCTCACCGGCCCTTCGCTTTCCGAACTCGTTGCCGCCAAGGACGCCGCCCTCGACAAGGAGTTGACGGCCAATCTCGCGACAACGGTCGAGAAGATGCAGGCGATGGCCAAGCGCGCCGAAACCGGCGAAGCCTACGACCAGATGATCGCGGAAGGCAATGCGGAAGGCAACGCAACCGTTCAGGCCGCCATCGACGGGCTGATCGCCCAGGCCAAGACCGTCGAACGCGTCATCGCGGCGCTCGACCTCGGCACGATCGAGCTTGAAGGTTCGGACAGCCTGGATAATCCTAACGCAGTTTTCCAATAA